One genomic window of Bradyrhizobium sp. CCGE-LA001 includes the following:
- a CDS encoding ABC transporter substrate-binding protein, whose translation MKFCVVSIGAFGLALALFAAPAIAEDGPVKLGVLTDMSSLYADNGGQGSVVAAQMAVDDFGSRVLGRSIQIVAGDHQNKADVGSTIARRWLENENVEVILDVPNSAVALAVQGITRDKKKLFLATGAATSRLTGDECSPTGIHWTYDTYALSQGTTRAMSRLGANSWYFISVDYSLGAQLEAESRQVIDAMGGKIRGAVKHPINTPDFSSFLLQAQSSKADVIALADSGGDFINAVKQAGEFGVTQRQKLVGLLVFIADIHSLGLQSAQGLMLSSAFYWDLNEDTRAWSKRFIAKTQKVPTMIHAGTYGAVMHYLKAVQAAGTLDGPTVAARMRDMPVNDFMTKNGRIREDGRLVRDMYLFRVKSPEQSKYKFDYYELLATIPGDEAFRPMEQGGCPLLKKP comes from the coding sequence ATGAAATTCTGCGTGGTCTCGATCGGAGCTTTCGGACTAGCACTGGCGCTGTTCGCGGCGCCGGCCATTGCGGAGGATGGCCCCGTGAAGCTCGGCGTCCTCACCGATATGTCCTCACTCTATGCCGACAATGGCGGCCAGGGTTCGGTGGTTGCGGCGCAAATGGCCGTCGATGATTTCGGGAGCCGGGTGCTGGGGCGCAGCATCCAGATCGTCGCGGGAGATCATCAGAACAAGGCCGATGTGGGATCGACCATCGCGCGGCGCTGGCTCGAAAATGAAAACGTCGAGGTCATTCTCGACGTGCCGAATTCTGCGGTTGCGCTGGCGGTACAGGGCATCACGCGCGACAAGAAGAAGCTGTTCCTCGCCACGGGCGCCGCGACGTCGCGCCTGACAGGCGATGAATGCTCGCCGACCGGGATACACTGGACCTACGACACCTATGCGCTGTCGCAGGGAACGACGCGCGCGATGTCGCGTCTCGGCGCAAACTCCTGGTACTTCATTTCAGTCGACTATTCTCTTGGGGCCCAACTCGAGGCCGAGAGCCGTCAGGTCATCGATGCCATGGGCGGCAAGATCCGCGGCGCGGTGAAACATCCGATCAACACGCCGGATTTCTCGTCCTTTCTGCTTCAGGCACAGTCGTCGAAGGCGGATGTGATCGCACTGGCTGACTCCGGCGGTGACTTCATCAACGCCGTCAAGCAGGCCGGTGAATTCGGCGTCACACAGCGGCAGAAGCTGGTCGGGCTGCTCGTCTTCATTGCCGACATTCACAGCCTCGGCCTGCAGAGTGCGCAGGGCCTGATGCTGAGCTCGGCGTTCTACTGGGACCTCAACGAGGACACGCGGGCGTGGTCGAAGCGTTTCATTGCCAAGACCCAGAAGGTCCCGACCATGATCCACGCCGGCACCTACGGCGCGGTGATGCACTATCTCAAGGCCGTCCAGGCAGCTGGTACGCTGGACGGGCCGACCGTCGCCGCCAGGATGCGCGACATGCCCGTGAATGATTTCATGACAAAGAATGGCCGGATCCGCGAGGACGGCCGGCTGGTCCGCGACATGTATCTGTTTCGTGTCAAGTCGCCCGAGCAGTCGAAATACAAGTTCGACTATTACGAGTTGCTCGCAACGATACCGGGTGACGAGGCGTTCCGGCCGATGGAGCAGGGTGGATGTCCGCTCCTGAAGAAGCCATGA
- a CDS encoding nitroreductase, with the protein MSAPEEAMTAAGAAARSPMDEIIAGRFACRDFSDAPVGRGTIEQILRVARFAPSGANIQPWHVYVLAGAAKDRVSAALREAHDTARDAHVSEYSYYASDLPEPYLQRRQEFGRLFYGSLGIAQTDLQARSGQTAKNYAFFGAPVGLIITIDRRLQVGSWLDLGMFVQNVLLAAAGHGLQSCPQETFSKYHRTLRSLLSIPPEQMVVCGISIGRARDGTRGRLMPRADLAEFASFAGFEEQSETQMERTRPWEAETS; encoded by the coding sequence ATGTCCGCTCCTGAAGAAGCCATGACGGCCGCGGGCGCAGCTGCGCGAAGCCCGATGGACGAGATCATTGCGGGCCGCTTTGCGTGCCGCGATTTCTCGGACGCACCGGTCGGGCGAGGGACCATCGAGCAGATCCTGCGTGTGGCGCGGTTTGCGCCGAGCGGCGCCAATATCCAGCCCTGGCACGTTTACGTGCTGGCGGGCGCCGCCAAGGACAGGGTGTCGGCGGCCCTCCGTGAGGCGCACGACACCGCCCGCGACGCGCACGTGTCGGAATACAGCTACTACGCCAGCGACCTGCCCGAACCCTACCTGCAACGACGCCAGGAGTTTGGCCGCCTGTTCTACGGCTCGCTCGGCATCGCCCAGACCGATCTCCAAGCCAGAAGCGGCCAGACCGCCAAGAACTACGCGTTCTTCGGCGCGCCCGTTGGGCTCATCATCACGATCGATCGGCGTTTGCAGGTCGGAAGCTGGCTCGATCTCGGCATGTTCGTTCAGAACGTGCTGCTGGCCGCGGCAGGCCATGGGCTCCAGTCCTGTCCGCAGGAGACGTTCTCGAAATATCACCGGACCCTGCGCTCGTTGCTGTCCATCCCGCCAGAACAAATGGTGGTGTGCGGAATCTCGATTGGCCGCGCCAGGGACGGAACCCGGGGCAGACTAATGCCACGCGCCGACCTAGCGGAGTTCGCATCTTTCGCGGGCTTCGAAGAACAAAGTGAAACGCAAATGGAAAGGACGAGGCCATGGGAAGCCGAGACGAGCTGA
- a CDS encoding 4-hydroxylaminobenzoate lyase translates to MGSRDELIQCSIPFLREVKDMTPGAEMERWLNQKYGEGSPLYQDLARLIKRGVAEGWAANQEVEGPNYRRSRILEPLPETFQFSITAVYMNSADPRRFKDEDDHDVLRGQYHGHPYGELNLVVPLDKGAELRGLQGWQGPGWTAPDPGSRHYPEVRGGAVIALFYLPAGRISYDFAAPA, encoded by the coding sequence ATGGGAAGCCGAGACGAGCTGATTCAGTGCAGCATTCCATTTCTGCGCGAGGTCAAGGACATGACACCGGGCGCGGAGATGGAGCGGTGGCTCAATCAAAAATACGGCGAGGGCAGCCCACTCTACCAGGACCTGGCGCGGCTGATTAAGCGCGGGGTTGCGGAAGGCTGGGCCGCCAACCAGGAGGTCGAAGGCCCCAACTACCGGCGCAGCCGCATCCTGGAGCCCCTGCCTGAAACGTTCCAGTTCAGCATCACCGCCGTCTACATGAACAGCGCCGATCCGCGCCGCTTCAAGGATGAGGACGACCACGACGTGCTGCGTGGGCAATATCACGGTCACCCATACGGGGAGCTGAACCTGGTCGTGCCGTTGGACAAGGGCGCCGAGCTGAGGGGGCTTCAGGGCTGGCAGGGCCCCGGCTGGACCGCGCCCGATCCCGGCAGCCGTCATTACCCCGAAGTCCGCGGCGGCGCCGTCATCGCGCTGTTCTATCTGCCCGCCGGACGCATCTCCTACGACTTCGCCGCGCCGGCCTGA
- a CDS encoding TRAP transporter substrate-binding protein yields MVFSTRFSRRTLLKASAATAVLGGIGAPHVARAQSAEFTYKYANNLPDTHPLNVRAKEMAAAIKTETNGKFDLQIFPNNQLGSDTDMLSQIRSGGVEFFTLSGLILSTLVPAASINGIGFAFPDYDTVWKAMDGDLGAHVRGEIKKAGLEVMDKIWDNGFRQTTSSSKPITGPDDLKGFKIRVPVSPLWTSMFKAFDAAPASINFSEVYSALQTRIVEGQENPLAIISTAKLYEVQKYCSLTNHMWDGFWFLANRRAWEKLPQDVRTVVAKNINAAAVKEREDTAKLNANLQQELAGKGLAFNQPAVAPFRDKLRTAGFYAEWKGKYGDQAWDHLEKAVGKLS; encoded by the coding sequence ATGGTGTTTTCAACGCGCTTTTCCCGACGCACGCTTCTCAAGGCCTCCGCCGCGACTGCGGTCCTGGGCGGCATCGGTGCGCCCCATGTGGCCCGCGCCCAGAGCGCCGAGTTCACCTACAAATATGCCAACAACCTGCCGGACACCCATCCGCTGAACGTGCGCGCCAAGGAGATGGCGGCGGCGATCAAGACCGAGACGAACGGCAAGTTCGACCTCCAGATCTTCCCGAACAACCAGCTCGGTTCCGACACCGACATGCTGAGCCAGATCCGCTCCGGCGGCGTCGAGTTCTTCACGCTGTCGGGCCTGATCCTGTCGACCCTGGTGCCGGCGGCGTCCATCAACGGCATCGGCTTCGCGTTCCCGGACTACGACACGGTCTGGAAGGCCATGGACGGCGATCTCGGCGCCCATGTCCGCGGCGAGATCAAGAAGGCCGGCCTCGAGGTCATGGACAAGATCTGGGACAACGGCTTCCGCCAGACCACGTCGTCGAGCAAGCCGATCACCGGGCCCGACGACCTCAAGGGCTTCAAGATCCGCGTGCCGGTCTCGCCGCTGTGGACCTCGATGTTCAAGGCGTTCGATGCGGCGCCCGCCTCGATCAATTTCAGCGAGGTCTATTCGGCACTCCAGACCAGGATCGTCGAGGGCCAGGAGAACCCGCTGGCGATCATCTCGACCGCCAAGCTCTACGAGGTGCAGAAGTATTGCTCGCTGACCAACCACATGTGGGACGGCTTCTGGTTCCTGGCCAACCGCAGAGCCTGGGAGAAGCTGCCGCAGGACGTGCGCACCGTCGTCGCCAAGAACATCAACGCCGCCGCGGTCAAGGAGCGCGAGGATACCGCCAAGCTCAACGCCAACCTCCAGCAGGAGCTCGCCGGCAAGGGCTTGGCCTTCAACCAGCCGGCCGTGGCGCCGTTCCGCGACAAGCTGCGCACCGCCGGCTTCTATGCCGAGTGGAAGGGCAAATATGGCGACCAGGCCTGGGACCACCTGGAAAAGGCCGTGGGCAAGCTGTCGTAG
- a CDS encoding TRAP transporter large permease, producing MAHIEAEVIEMTGEATARSPRRPSLLGSLERALGLLVEIPAAALVVAEIVILFAGVVARYGFHRPLIWSDELASILFLWLAMLGAAVAFRRSEHMRMTAVVASARPAMRVYLDLVATSAALAFLALIVWPSCDYAYEESYITTPALQISNMWRAAALPAGIGLMVAFALLRLLRAADYRMVAAAVLSVAVLVGLFWLAEPLLRPLGNLNLVIFFVGVAGFCVFAGVPIAFGFGLAIFGYLALTTRTPVMVLVGRMDEGMSHLILLSVPLFVFLGLLIEMTGMARAMVAFLASLLGHIRGGLHYVLVGAMYLVSGISGAKAADMAAVAPVLFPEMKQRGAKPGDLVALLSATGAQTETIPPSLVLITIGSVTGVSIAALFTGGLLPGVVLAITLCMLVWWRYRHEDMSHVRRASASEIGRTFVIALPALALPFVIRYAVVEGIATATEVSTIGIVYGAVVGLLVYRRFDWRRLFPMLVETAALSGAILLIIGTATGMAWGLTQSGFSRSLAAAMTGLPGGQATFIAVSILAFVILGSVLEGIPAIVLFGPLLFPIARAVGVHEVHYAMVIILAMGIGLFAPPFGVGYYAACAIGRVDPAEGIRPIWGYLLALLVGLIIVAIFPWISIGFL from the coding sequence ATGGCTCATATCGAGGCCGAGGTGATCGAAATGACGGGCGAGGCGACTGCTCGGTCCCCTCGCCGACCTTCATTGCTGGGCTCGCTGGAGCGCGCACTCGGTCTTCTCGTGGAGATCCCGGCGGCGGCCCTGGTCGTCGCCGAGATCGTGATTCTGTTTGCCGGCGTGGTCGCGCGGTACGGCTTTCACCGGCCGCTGATCTGGTCGGACGAGCTGGCCTCGATCCTGTTCCTGTGGCTGGCGATGCTGGGTGCGGCAGTGGCGTTCCGCCGCTCCGAGCACATGCGCATGACCGCGGTCGTCGCCAGTGCGAGGCCGGCAATGCGAGTCTATCTCGATCTGGTCGCGACGTCGGCGGCGCTGGCGTTCCTGGCGCTGATCGTCTGGCCGTCCTGCGACTATGCCTATGAGGAAAGCTACATCACCACGCCGGCGCTGCAGATCTCCAACATGTGGCGCGCCGCCGCGCTGCCGGCCGGCATCGGCCTGATGGTGGCCTTTGCCTTGCTGCGCCTGCTGCGTGCGGCCGACTATCGCATGGTCGCCGCCGCCGTGCTGTCGGTCGCCGTCCTGGTCGGACTGTTCTGGCTGGCGGAGCCGTTGCTGCGGCCGCTCGGCAATCTCAACCTCGTCATCTTCTTCGTCGGCGTCGCCGGCTTCTGCGTCTTTGCCGGCGTTCCCATTGCGTTCGGCTTTGGTCTTGCGATCTTCGGCTATCTGGCGCTGACCACGCGGACGCCGGTCATGGTGCTGGTCGGGCGGATGGACGAAGGCATGAGCCACCTCATCCTGCTCTCGGTACCGCTGTTCGTGTTCCTGGGGCTGCTGATCGAGATGACCGGCATGGCGCGCGCCATGGTGGCATTCCTGGCGAGCCTGCTCGGCCATATCAGGGGCGGCCTGCACTATGTGCTGGTCGGTGCCATGTACCTGGTCTCCGGCATCTCCGGCGCCAAGGCCGCCGACATGGCCGCGGTCGCGCCCGTGCTTTTCCCGGAGATGAAACAGCGCGGCGCCAAGCCCGGCGACCTCGTCGCGCTGCTTTCGGCAACCGGCGCCCAGACCGAGACCATCCCGCCGAGCCTCGTGCTGATCACCATCGGCTCGGTCACCGGCGTGTCGATCGCCGCCCTCTTCACTGGCGGTCTGTTGCCCGGAGTCGTGCTCGCGATCACGCTGTGCATGCTGGTGTGGTGGCGCTACCGCCATGAGGACATGAGCCACGTCCGCCGTGCCTCGGCTTCCGAGATCGGCCGGACCTTCGTCATCGCCCTTCCCGCGCTCGCGCTGCCCTTCGTGATCCGTTACGCCGTCGTCGAGGGCATCGCGACCGCCACCGAAGTCTCCACCATCGGCATCGTCTATGGCGCCGTGGTCGGCCTCCTCGTCTACCGCCGCTTCGACTGGCGGCGGCTGTTCCCGATGCTGGTCGAGACCGCGGCGCTGTCGGGCGCGATCCTGCTGATCATCGGCACCGCCACCGGCATGGCCTGGGGCCTCACCCAATCGGGCTTCTCGCGCTCGCTCGCAGCAGCCATGACGGGATTGCCCGGGGGACAGGCGACCTTCATCGCCGTCTCGATCCTGGCCTTCGTCATTCTCGGCAGCGTGCTGGAGGGCATCCCGGCGATCGTGCTGTTCGGGCCGCTGCTGTTCCCGATTGCCCGCGCCGTCGGCGTGCACGAGGTGCACTATGCCATGGTGATCATTTTGGCCATGGGTATCGGGCTATTCGCCCCGCCGTTCGGCGTCGGCTATTATGCTGCCTGCGCCATCGGACGCGTCGATCCGGCCGAGGGCATCAGGCCGATCTGGGGTTATCTGCTGGCGCTGCTGGTGGGATTGATCATCGTCGCGATCTTCCCCTGGATCTCGATCGGATTCCTTTGA
- a CDS encoding acyl-CoA synthetase gives MSERQNQYNIGLDKTPANYVPLSPLSFLARSAAIFPDHVSTVYEGRSFTWAQTHERCKRFASYLAGKGIGVGDTVAAMLPNIPAMNEAHFAVPMTGAVLNALNIRLDAPSIAFQLDHGGAKVILVDPEFSSVISDALAQMTGPKPFVIDVDDTAFKGGKRIGEIEYEAALGLGDPNFAAILPTDEWDAIALSYTSGTTGNPKGVVTHHRGAYLNAVSNILAGNLGQHPVYLWTLPMFHCNGWCFPWTIAAAAGINVCLRKVEPSKIFELIKQHGVTHMCGAPIVYNTLINAPDAPKGNAARRVVGLIAGAAPPVAVLEGAESIGIKLTHVYGLTEVYGPASVCAEQPGWDDLPAAERARMKRRQGVPYPLEEAVTVINPQTMREVPRDGETIGEVMFRGNIVMKGYLKNEKATREAFEGGWFHTGDLGVLDEHGYVIIKDRSKDIIISGGENISSVEVEDILYKHPAVLFAAVVAKPDAKWGEVPCAFVELKDGASASEADIIAFCRSHLSGFKTPKAIVFGPIPKTSTGKIQKFLLRNEVGSAKAISA, from the coding sequence ATGAGTGAGCGGCAGAACCAGTACAATATCGGCCTCGACAAGACCCCCGCCAACTATGTGCCCCTGAGCCCGCTGAGCTTCCTCGCGCGCAGCGCCGCGATCTTTCCCGATCACGTCAGCACCGTCTATGAGGGCCGCAGCTTCACCTGGGCGCAGACCCACGAGCGTTGCAAGCGCTTCGCGTCCTATCTCGCCGGCAAGGGCATCGGCGTCGGCGACACCGTGGCCGCGATGCTGCCGAACATCCCGGCGATGAACGAGGCGCACTTCGCCGTCCCGATGACGGGTGCCGTGCTGAACGCCCTCAATATCCGCCTCGATGCGCCTTCCATCGCGTTCCAACTCGATCATGGCGGCGCCAAGGTCATCCTGGTCGACCCGGAATTCTCCAGCGTCATCAGCGACGCGCTGGCGCAGATGACCGGGCCAAAGCCGTTCGTGATCGACGTCGACGATACCGCCTTCAAGGGCGGCAAACGCATCGGCGAGATCGAATATGAGGCGGCGCTCGGGCTGGGAGACCCGAACTTCGCCGCGATCCTGCCGACCGACGAATGGGACGCGATCGCACTGAGCTACACCTCGGGCACCACGGGCAATCCCAAGGGCGTCGTCACCCATCATCGCGGTGCGTATCTCAACGCCGTCAGCAACATTCTCGCCGGCAATCTCGGCCAGCATCCGGTCTATCTGTGGACGCTGCCGATGTTCCACTGCAACGGCTGGTGCTTCCCGTGGACCATTGCGGCGGCCGCGGGCATCAATGTCTGCCTGCGCAAGGTCGAGCCGAGCAAGATCTTCGAGCTGATCAAGCAGCATGGCGTCACCCATATGTGCGGCGCGCCGATCGTTTACAACACTCTGATCAACGCGCCCGATGCGCCCAAAGGCAACGCCGCGCGCCGGGTCGTCGGCCTGATCGCTGGCGCCGCGCCGCCGGTCGCCGTGCTCGAAGGCGCCGAAAGCATCGGCATCAAGCTGACACATGTCTACGGCCTGACCGAGGTCTACGGCCCCGCCTCCGTCTGCGCCGAGCAGCCTGGCTGGGACGACCTGCCCGCCGCCGAGCGCGCGCGCATGAAGCGCCGGCAGGGCGTGCCCTACCCGCTCGAGGAAGCCGTCACCGTCATCAACCCGCAAACGATGCGGGAGGTGCCACGTGACGGCGAGACCATCGGCGAGGTCATGTTCCGCGGCAACATCGTGATGAAGGGCTATCTCAAGAACGAGAAGGCGACCCGGGAAGCGTTCGAAGGCGGCTGGTTTCACACCGGCGATCTCGGCGTGCTCGACGAGCATGGGTACGTCATCATCAAGGACCGCTCCAAGGACATCATCATCTCCGGCGGCGAGAACATCTCGTCCGTCGAGGTCGAGGACATCCTCTACAAGCACCCAGCCGTGCTGTTCGCGGCCGTGGTTGCCAAGCCCGATGCGAAATGGGGCGAGGTGCCCTGCGCCTTCGTCGAGCTCAAGGACGGCGCCAGCGCCAGCGAAGCCGACATCATCGCGTTCTGCCGATCGCATTTGAGCGGATTCAAGACCCCGAAGGCGATCGTGTTCGGGCCGATCCCGAAGACGTCCACGGGCAAGATCCAGAAATTCCTTTTGCGCAACGAAGTCGGATCGGCGAAGGCGATCTCGGCCTAA
- a CDS encoding TRAP transporter substrate-binding protein, translated as MMSRLVRASLIAGLVMAATPALAQTKWNLPAAYPADNPHSENLAAFAKDVEAATTGKLMITVHPGASLFKAPDIKRAVVTGQAQMGEVLLSIHENEDPLFGVDVVPFLATSFPDAMKLYQASKPAITKKLDAQGLKLLFVVPWAPQGVYVNKPLATIEDMKGLKWRAYNVGTARIGELVGAQSVTIQAAELPQALATGVVNSFMSSGGTGYDAKAWESLKYFYDVQAWIPKNYTFVNKAAFEALDKPTQEAILKAAATAETRGWKAWQDKSTWYLDQLKAKGMNVEPPSPALKAGFQKIGEQLTADWLKKAGGDGQAAVDAYKKM; from the coding sequence ATGATGTCTCGTTTAGTCCGCGCATCCCTGATCGCCGGCCTCGTGATGGCCGCGACGCCAGCCTTGGCCCAGACCAAATGGAATTTGCCGGCGGCATATCCTGCCGACAATCCGCACTCCGAAAATCTGGCGGCCTTCGCCAAGGACGTCGAGGCCGCGACAACAGGCAAGCTAATGATCACGGTTCATCCCGGCGCCTCGCTGTTCAAGGCGCCCGACATCAAGCGCGCGGTGGTGACAGGGCAGGCGCAGATGGGCGAAGTGCTGCTCTCGATCCACGAGAACGAGGATCCGCTTTTCGGGGTCGACGTCGTGCCGTTCCTCGCGACCAGCTTTCCCGACGCCATGAAACTGTACCAGGCCTCCAAGCCGGCGATTACCAAGAAGCTCGATGCGCAAGGTCTCAAGCTGCTGTTCGTCGTGCCGTGGGCGCCGCAGGGCGTCTACGTCAACAAGCCTCTGGCGACGATCGAAGATATGAAGGGCTTGAAGTGGCGCGCCTACAATGTCGGGACAGCGCGTATCGGCGAATTGGTTGGCGCGCAATCGGTCACGATCCAGGCGGCCGAGCTGCCGCAAGCGCTTGCGACCGGCGTCGTGAACTCCTTCATGTCGTCGGGCGGCACCGGCTACGATGCGAAGGCGTGGGAGTCGCTGAAATATTTCTATGACGTGCAGGCCTGGATTCCGAAGAACTACACCTTCGTCAACAAAGCCGCGTTCGAGGCGCTGGACAAGCCGACCCAGGAGGCAATCCTGAAGGCGGCGGCGACAGCGGAAACGCGTGGCTGGAAGGCCTGGCAGGACAAGAGCACCTGGTATCTCGATCAGCTCAAGGCGAAAGGGATGAACGTCGAGCCGCCGAGCCCGGCCCTCAAGGCCGGATTCCAGAAGATCGGCGAGCAGCTCACCGCCGACTGGCTCAAGAAGGCGGGGGGAGACGGCCAGGCGGCGGTCGACGCCTACAAGAAGATGTGA
- a CDS encoding TRAP transporter large permease → MTNLGMIELSFILLGVMILLLGSGVWIAVSLGLVGFVAMALTTSLPLGSVLATTTWSASASWTLAALPLFIWMGEILFRTKLSEEMFRGLSPWVQWLPGRLTHVNVIGCGIFAAVSGSSAATCATIGKIALPELDKRGYDKSLSLGSLAGSGTLGLLIPPSIPMVVYAVTANVSVLQVFLGGFLPGLLVIALYSGYIIIWSLLNPTKIPPRDPPMPFRQKLRESAKLAPCLLLILAVFLSLVLGFATATECAAWGVSGALLLAWWSGTLTRKNFLESIMSATRLTCMIMLILAGAAYTTAAMAYTGIPAALATWVQGQELTPSMLALYLSIMYIILGCLIDGISMIVLTAVIVLPMVRQAGLDLVWFGVYLIIHVEMAQITPPVGFNLFVLQNMSGRDTFTVARAAFPFFVLLLVAVFIITEYPQIVMFLPKLAFPD, encoded by the coding sequence ATGACCAATCTCGGCATGATCGAGCTGTCGTTCATTCTGCTCGGCGTCATGATCCTGCTGCTCGGGAGCGGCGTCTGGATCGCGGTCTCGCTCGGGCTGGTCGGCTTCGTGGCGATGGCGCTGACCACGAGCCTGCCGCTCGGCTCCGTGCTAGCGACCACCACCTGGAGCGCGAGCGCGTCCTGGACGCTGGCGGCGCTGCCGTTGTTCATCTGGATGGGCGAGATTCTGTTCCGCACCAAATTGTCGGAGGAAATGTTCCGCGGCCTGTCGCCCTGGGTGCAGTGGCTGCCGGGACGGCTGACGCATGTGAACGTGATCGGCTGCGGCATCTTTGCGGCGGTGTCCGGCTCGTCGGCCGCGACCTGCGCGACGATCGGCAAAATCGCGCTGCCCGAGCTCGACAAGCGTGGCTACGACAAGAGCCTGAGCCTCGGATCGCTCGCGGGCTCCGGCACGCTCGGCCTCCTGATCCCGCCTTCGATCCCGATGGTGGTCTATGCGGTCACGGCGAATGTCTCGGTGCTTCAGGTGTTCCTCGGGGGCTTCCTGCCGGGATTGCTCGTGATCGCGCTCTATTCCGGCTACATCATCATCTGGTCGCTGCTCAACCCGACGAAAATTCCGCCGCGCGATCCACCGATGCCATTCCGGCAGAAGCTACGCGAGTCGGCCAAGCTCGCACCCTGCCTGCTGCTGATCCTGGCGGTGTTCCTGTCGCTCGTTCTCGGCTTTGCGACAGCGACGGAATGCGCGGCGTGGGGCGTGTCGGGCGCGCTGCTGCTGGCGTGGTGGAGCGGCACGCTCACGCGCAAGAATTTCCTCGAGAGCATCATGAGTGCGACGCGGCTGACCTGCATGATCATGCTGATCCTCGCAGGCGCGGCCTACACCACGGCGGCGATGGCCTATACGGGCATTCCGGCCGCGCTCGCCACCTGGGTCCAGGGGCAGGAGCTGACACCCAGCATGCTGGCGCTGTATCTGAGCATCATGTACATCATCCTGGGCTGCCTGATCGACGGCATCTCGATGATCGTCCTGACCGCCGTCATCGTGCTGCCGATGGTGAGGCAGGCCGGTCTCGACCTGGTCTGGTTCGGCGTCTACCTCATCATCCACGTCGAGATGGCGCAGATCACGCCACCGGTCGGCTTCAACCTGTTCGTGCTGCAGAACATGAGCGGCCGCGACACGTTCACCGTGGCGCGAGCGGCCTTTCCGTTCTTCGTGCTTTTGCTGGTCGCCGTGTTCATCATCACCGAGTATCCGCAGATCGTGATGTTCTTGCCCAAGCTTGCTTTCCCAGATTGA
- a CDS encoding TRAP transporter small permease, with the protein MGIVLAGDDVAARGLVRRALDLLYLGAGYAAGVFLFAIFAIMMVMSVGRQFAINIPAGDDFASWCMAAMAFLGLAHTFKRGEMIRVGLLLERLHGRTKQIAEIVALGIATAFILYFTRHAVQMTYDSWRFNDVAQGVVALPLWIPQLGFAGGLAILSIALIDEMVNVIGGNRPSYEKGSPDETPEEFVERISQGGGG; encoded by the coding sequence ATGGGGATCGTGTTGGCAGGAGACGATGTAGCGGCTCGGGGACTGGTGCGACGCGCTCTGGATCTCCTTTATCTCGGTGCAGGCTACGCCGCGGGCGTCTTCCTGTTTGCGATCTTCGCAATCATGATGGTCATGTCGGTCGGGCGTCAGTTTGCGATCAACATCCCCGCCGGCGATGATTTCGCGTCCTGGTGCATGGCCGCGATGGCCTTCCTCGGCCTCGCTCACACCTTCAAGCGCGGAGAGATGATCCGCGTCGGCCTGCTGCTCGAGCGTCTGCACGGGCGGACCAAGCAGATCGCGGAGATCGTGGCGCTCGGCATTGCCACCGCCTTCATCCTCTATTTCACGCGCCACGCGGTGCAGATGACCTACGATTCCTGGCGCTTCAACGACGTTGCGCAGGGCGTCGTCGCCCTTCCGCTCTGGATTCCGCAGCTTGGCTTTGCCGGCGGCCTTGCGATCCTGTCGATCGCGCTGATCGATGAGATGGTCAACGTCATTGGCGGCAATCGTCCCAGTTACGAGAAGGGGTCGCCGGACGAGACGCCGGAGGAGTTCGTCGAGCGTATCTCGCAGGGCGGCGGAGGTTGA
- a CDS encoding MBL fold metallo-hydrolase, protein MTLTLTILGCGSSAGVPRPALGWGACDPNNPKNRRRRCSLLVERTSEHGTTRIVIDTSPDLREQLLSADVDHIDAVFLTHEHADQTHGMDDLRSVVMKMRQRIPTYLNQSTAKDIMSRFSYCFISPEGSDYPPILTQHSIEAGESQTIVGKGGAVTMTAFLVQHGKIPALGYRIGDAAYTPDLHDIPRESWGALENLDLWIVDGLRYTTHSSHFSVNDALSWIERFKPKRAVITNMAYEVDYEVLRLSLPAGVVPAYDGLRLETR, encoded by the coding sequence ATGACGCTGACGCTGACGATCCTGGGATGCGGCTCCTCCGCCGGCGTGCCGCGCCCGGCGCTCGGCTGGGGCGCCTGCGATCCCAACAATCCCAAGAACCGCCGTCGTCGCTGTTCGCTGCTGGTCGAACGCACCTCCGAGCACGGCACCACGCGCATCGTGATCGACACGTCCCCCGACCTGCGCGAGCAATTGCTGTCGGCCGATGTCGACCACATCGACGCCGTGTTCCTGACCCACGAGCACGCCGACCAGACCCATGGCATGGACGATCTGCGCTCGGTCGTCATGAAGATGCGTCAGCGCATCCCAACCTACCTCAATCAGTCGACCGCCAAGGATATCATGTCGCGGTTCTCCTATTGCTTCATCTCGCCGGAAGGGAGCGATTATCCGCCGATCCTGACGCAGCATTCGATCGAGGCGGGCGAGAGCCAGACGATCGTGGGGAAGGGTGGTGCGGTGACGATGACCGCCTTTCTGGTGCAGCACGGCAAGATTCCCGCGCTCGGCTACCGCATCGGGGATGCCGCCTATACGCCCGATCTCCATGACATCCCGCGTGAGAGCTGGGGCGCACTCGAAAACCTCGATCTCTGGATCGTCGATGGTTTGCGTTACACCACCCATTCCAGTCATTTCAGCGTCAACGACGCGCTGTCATGGATCGAGCGATTCAAGCCGAAACGCGCGGTCATCACCAACATGGCCTACGAGGTCGATTACGAGGTCCTCCGGCTGTCGCTGCCCGCCGGCGTGGTGCCGGCCTATGACGGGCTGCGCTTGGAAACGCGCTAA